In Rosa chinensis cultivar Old Blush chromosome 1, RchiOBHm-V2, whole genome shotgun sequence, a genomic segment contains:
- the LOC112181522 gene encoding uncharacterized protein LOC112181522 has product MALALVRNLQNFWPFSVLKPDDLKLSNELVRKLGIPENTKQFVYAVREPETESVIYVLSAQSLSEWSALDVECLIREVKPDAVIAEVDVSTMTELQSEKSVSRDGVDNSVPTSSFEVLKRCFLEKVNKDKYESLAGELVLQEIFGVGFHGHFLAARRVAQEVGSSFLVLEFPSGKNSDGEDTSGELDAVAKFQGLASSLVPQQLGSVASLSSKRFHLTNDLQSQMVKLLCPYIDLSISRLSPSSSVLEVGSKDIPPQSSYEVPQFAQSFYPLLVDLYNIFIDLPSIGKVLAHAQKMLYDVNKGEAVDTKDICEVYAFRIAVEGLRISFNNAGRLPINKIRNPNLNKTEFSDLPVEDKSQALFAQALRSQTKKFNTIVAVVDASCLAGLRKHWNTPVPLEVKELVGQLITDCGGEGEMANHTDKKRLISGKPLVAVGAGATAVLGVSSLSKVVPASTFMKVVTFKVPTSTLVKVVTLKLPSSFQFFLSQAHKTVGLSLSKILGTSKVLVPGVASSGVKTTTVLKATASPEKIRAVAHSVIASAEKTSFSAMRTAFYQIMRKRQVRPIGVLPWATFGCSIATCAGLFAYGDGIECAAESAPAAPSIASLGRGIQGLHLASQEVMQTDGTKVQRSIDSLMYSLKKVRVQ; this is encoded by the coding sequence ATGGCACTTGCGTTGGTCCGGAACCTACAGAACTTTTGGCCCTTTTCAGTACTCAAACCCGATGACCTGAAGTTATCTAATGAATTAGTACGCAAACTTGGAATACCCGAAAACACGAAGCAATTTGTTTATGCGGTTCGTGAGCCCGAGACGGAGTCTGTGATTTATGTATTATCTGCCCAGAGTTTATCAGAGTGGTCAGCATTGGATGTTGAGTGTTTGATTAGGGAGGTAAAACCTGATGCGGTCATTGCGGAGGTGGATGTTTCAACCATGACTGAACTTCAGTCAGAGAAGAGTGTGTCAAGAGATGGTGTTGACAACTCAGTTCCCACTTCGTCGTTTGAGGTTCTGAAACGATGTTTTCTGGAGAAGGTCAATAAGGATAAGTATGAGAGTCTTGCAGGAGAATTGGTTTTACAAGAGATTTTTGGGGTTGGTTTTCATGGACATTTTTTGGCGGCTAGAAGGGTAGCTCAAGAAGTTGGGTCATCATTCTTGGTGCTTGAATTTCCGTCTGGAAAAAATTCTGATGGTGAGGATACCTCAGGTGAACTTGATGCAGTGGCAAAGTTCCAAGGTTTAGCTAGTAGTTTGGTTCCACAGCAATTGGGTTCAGTTGCTTCATTGAGTTCGAAGAGGTTTCACCTAACCAATGATTTGCagtcacagatggtgaagtTGTTATGTCCATACATAGATCTCTCAATATCAAGGCTAAGTCCATCCAGTTCTGTTTTGGAGGTGGGGTCAAAAGATATTCCACCGCAATCTAGTTACGAGGTCCCACAATTTGCTCAATCATTTTACCCATTACTTGTTGATCTATATAACATATTTATTGATCTTCCATCAATAGGAAAGGTTCTAGCTCATGCGCAAAAGATGCTTTATGATGTGAACAAAGGTGAAGCTGTAGATACCAAAGATATATGTGAAGTGTATGCCTTCAGGATTGCTGTTGAGGGGCTGAGAATTTCTTTCAACAATGCTGGTCGACTTCCCATTAATAAAATAAGGAATCCCAACTTAAATAAGACTGAGTTTTCTGATCTTCCAGTTGAGGACAAATCTCAAGCTCTCTTCGCACAGGCCCTTCGGAGCCAGACTAAGAAGTTCAATACCATAGTGGCAGTAGTGGATGCTAGTTGCTTGGCAGGTCTTCGAAAACATTGGAATACTCCTGTTCCTCTAGAGGTAAAGGAATTGGTTGGACAGCTCATTACTGATTGTGGTGGTGAGGGGGAAATGGCTAATCATACTGACAAGAAGCGGTTAATTAGTGGTAAACCTTTGGTGGCAGTTGGGGCCGGGGCAACAGCGGTTTTAGGAGTCTCTTCACTCTCTAAGGTTGTTCCTGCTTCGACCTTTATGAAGGTTGTGACTTTCAAAGTTCCTACTTCGACCCTTGTGAAGGTTGTGACTCTCAAACTTCCTTCTTCATTTCAATTCTTCTTAAGCCAAGCCCATAAGACAGTGGGACTTTCCCTTAGTAAGATTCTTGGCACATCGAAAGTGTTAGTTCCTGGTGTTGCAAGTTCTGGAGTCAAAACAACAACTGTGTTGAAAGCAACTGCGTCTCCTGAGAAGATTCGAGCAGTTGCCCACAGTGTTATTGCCAGTGCTGAGAAGACCAGCTTTTCAGCAATGAGAACAGCATTTTATCAAATAATGAGAAAACGGCAGGTCCGTCCAATCGGTGTCCTACCATGGGCTACGTTTGGATGTAGTATTGCAACTTGTGCCGGGTTATTTGCGTATGGAGATGGGATTGAATGTGCAGCTGAATCTGCTCCTGCAGCTCCATCAATTGCCAGTTTGGGTCGTGGGATTCAAGGTTTACATCTGGCGTCTCAGGAAGTGATGCAGACAGATGGCACCAAAGTACAAAGATCTATCGACTCACTAATGTACAGTTTGAAGAAAGTCAGAGTTCAATAG
- the LOC112181732 gene encoding serine/threonine-protein kinase BSK3 isoform X1 — MGSQCSKLIPCCGDSQFNAAAVLEAPAIENVEKSEVDYLPRFCEFTLEQLKNATSGFAVEYIVSEQGEKAPNVVYKGKLENQMRIAVKRFNRVAWPDARQFVEEARLVGQLRNHRLVNLLGCCCQGDERLLVAEYMPNDTLAKHLFHWDAQPMKWTMRLRVVLHLAQALEYCTSKGRALYHDLNAYRVLFDENSNPRISTFGLMKNSRDGKSYSTNLAFTPPEYLRTGRVTPESVIYSFGTLLLDLLSGKHIPPSHALDLIRDRNLQMLTDSCLEGQLSQDDGTELVRLASRCLQSEPRERPNPKSLVAALTTLQKETEIPSHVLMGIPHTNSCSPLSPLGEACSRKDLTAIHEILENIGYKDDGMTNELSFQMWTDQMQETLDSKKNGDSAFKQKDFRTAIECYSQFIDVGNMVSPTIFARRSLSYLMDEMPQEALNDAMQAQVISPIWHIASYLQAAALSALGMETEAQSALKEGTLLEAKRNTAGGHK; from the exons ATGGGGAGCCAATGCTCCAAACTCATACCATGCTGTGGGGATTCACAATTCAATGCAGCAGCGGTTCTTGAAGCTCCCGCTATTG AAAATGTGGAGAAGAGCGAGGTTGACTACTTGCCTAGATTTTGTGAATTCACGCTTGAGCAGCTTAAAAATGCTACATCTGGTTTTGCAGTGGAGTACATTGTGTCTGAACAGGGAGAGAAGGCTCCAAATGTTGTTTATAAAGGGAAATTGGAAAACCAGATGAGAATTGCTGTTAAGCGCTTCAATAGGGTGGCTTGGCCTGATGCTCGGCAATTTGTG GAAGAGGCAAGATTGGTTGGTCAGCTCCGCAACCATAGATTGGTAAATTTGCTTGGCTGCTGCTGCCAAGGTGATGAGAGGTTGCTTGTGGCGGAATATATGCCCAATGACACACTTGCAAAACACCTTTTCCATT GGGATGCACAGCCTATGAAATGGACAATGAGATTGAGGGTTGTTTTACATCTTGCACAAGCCCTAGAATACTGCACAAGCAAGGGGCGTGCCCTTTATCATGACCTTAATGCTTACAGAGTTTTATTTGATGAG AATAGTAATCCTAGAATATCTACCTTTGGCCTGATGAAAAATAGTAGGGACGGGAAGAGTTATAGTACAAATCTGGCATTTACTCCTCCTGAATATCTTAGAACTG GGAGAGTGACACCAGAAAGTGTGATATACAGCTTTGGAACTCTTTTACTTGATCTTCTCAGTGGAAAGCATATTCCCCCTAGTCAT GCCCTAGACCTTATTCGAGACAGAAATCTTCAGATGCTGACAGATTCTTGCTTGGAAGGACAGCTGTCTCAAGATGATGGTACTGAATTGGTACGCTTGGCTTCACGATGTTTACAATCTGAACCCCGAGAGCGACCAAATCCTAAGTCATTAGTTGCTGCTTTGACTACTCTTCAGAAAGAAACTGAG ATTCCTTCTCATGTTTTGATGGGTATCCCGCACACTAACTCCTGCTCTCCTCTTTCACCACTTGGTGAAGCCTGCTCCAGAAAGGATTTGACTGCAATCCATGAGATCCTAGAGAATATCGGCTATAAAGATGATGGAATGACAAATGAG CTCTCGTTCCAAATGTGGACGGACCAAATGCAGGAAACATTAGATTCAAAGAAAAATGGGGATTCTGCTTTTAAGCAGAAGGACTTCAGAACTGCAATCGAATGTTATTCACAG TTCATTGATGTTGGAAACATGGTTTCTCCCACCATTTTTGCCCGTCGTAGTTTGTCTTATCTCATGGATGAGATGCCTCAGGAGGCTCTAAATGATGCAATGCAAGCTCAAGTAATTTCCCCAATATGGCACATTGCATCTTATCTTCAGGCTGCTGCGCTTTCTGCACTCGGAATGGAGACTGAGGCACAATCAGCACTGAAGGAGGGTACTCTGCTTGAAGCCAAAAGGAACACTGCAGGTGGACACAAGTGA
- the LOC112181732 gene encoding serine/threonine-protein kinase BSK3 isoform X2 has protein sequence MGSQCSKLIPCCGDSQFNAAAVLEAPAIENVEKSEVDYLPRFCEFTLEQLKNATSGFAVEYIVSEQGEKAPNVVYKGKLENQMRIAVKRFNRVAWPDARQFVEEARLVGQLRNHRLVNLLGCCCQGDERLLVAEYMPNDTLAKHLFHWDAQPMKWTMRLRVVLHLAQALEYCTSKGRALYHDLNAYRVLFDENSNPRISTFGLMKNSRDGKSYSTNLAFTPPEYLRTGRVTPESVIYSFGTLLLDLLSGKHIPPSHALDLIRDRNLQMLTDSCLEGQLSQDDGTELVRLASRCLQSEPRERPNPKSLVAALTTLQKETEIPSHVLMGIPHTNSCSPLSPLGEACSRKDLTAIHEILENIGYKDDGMTNELSFQMWTDQMQETLDSKKNGDSAFKQKDFRTAIECYSQVLLLAVH, from the exons ATGGGGAGCCAATGCTCCAAACTCATACCATGCTGTGGGGATTCACAATTCAATGCAGCAGCGGTTCTTGAAGCTCCCGCTATTG AAAATGTGGAGAAGAGCGAGGTTGACTACTTGCCTAGATTTTGTGAATTCACGCTTGAGCAGCTTAAAAATGCTACATCTGGTTTTGCAGTGGAGTACATTGTGTCTGAACAGGGAGAGAAGGCTCCAAATGTTGTTTATAAAGGGAAATTGGAAAACCAGATGAGAATTGCTGTTAAGCGCTTCAATAGGGTGGCTTGGCCTGATGCTCGGCAATTTGTG GAAGAGGCAAGATTGGTTGGTCAGCTCCGCAACCATAGATTGGTAAATTTGCTTGGCTGCTGCTGCCAAGGTGATGAGAGGTTGCTTGTGGCGGAATATATGCCCAATGACACACTTGCAAAACACCTTTTCCATT GGGATGCACAGCCTATGAAATGGACAATGAGATTGAGGGTTGTTTTACATCTTGCACAAGCCCTAGAATACTGCACAAGCAAGGGGCGTGCCCTTTATCATGACCTTAATGCTTACAGAGTTTTATTTGATGAG AATAGTAATCCTAGAATATCTACCTTTGGCCTGATGAAAAATAGTAGGGACGGGAAGAGTTATAGTACAAATCTGGCATTTACTCCTCCTGAATATCTTAGAACTG GGAGAGTGACACCAGAAAGTGTGATATACAGCTTTGGAACTCTTTTACTTGATCTTCTCAGTGGAAAGCATATTCCCCCTAGTCAT GCCCTAGACCTTATTCGAGACAGAAATCTTCAGATGCTGACAGATTCTTGCTTGGAAGGACAGCTGTCTCAAGATGATGGTACTGAATTGGTACGCTTGGCTTCACGATGTTTACAATCTGAACCCCGAGAGCGACCAAATCCTAAGTCATTAGTTGCTGCTTTGACTACTCTTCAGAAAGAAACTGAG ATTCCTTCTCATGTTTTGATGGGTATCCCGCACACTAACTCCTGCTCTCCTCTTTCACCACTTGGTGAAGCCTGCTCCAGAAAGGATTTGACTGCAATCCATGAGATCCTAGAGAATATCGGCTATAAAGATGATGGAATGACAAATGAG CTCTCGTTCCAAATGTGGACGGACCAAATGCAGGAAACATTAGATTCAAAGAAAAATGGGGATTCTGCTTTTAAGCAGAAGGACTTCAGAACTGCAATCGAATGTTATTCACAG GTACTTCTACTTGCAGTTCATTGA
- the LOC112181792 gene encoding receptor-like protein EIX2, with translation MKRFLMLSQPNIQIIDLSHNQIRGTFESSTSNVTSLPGVEVHFGSNQFEGPIPSILLTASYLDLSDNKFSDMTASCVTSELHSLKFLNLSGKHVSGEIPNCWRYLVSLELLDLSSNAFSGKIPPTIGTLLFRMETLKLRRNKLVGELPSSLKNCNSLKVLDLGYNNLSGSVPEWLGVSFPNLVILMLQSNQFRGSLPSQLCHLTHIQILDFSVNKISGTIPKCLNNLTSLSQGGNSSLTIRHSFYPSISEPPISEPPMNAEPTMYAEQAAAPPMPSDYYEDDATFMWKGRMSAYKSILGLVKRIDLSSNKITGEIPNEITHLVGLVSLNLSRNLLTGHIPSQIGKLQSLDSLDLSRNQLDGEIPTSLARIDRLGYLDLSINKLSGQIPTGTQLQGFDPSFYAGNPQLCGLPLDKICDPEGNGRPNFSSNEENPDELITQGFYISLGVGFAVGFWGVSGSLIFKR, from the coding sequence ATGAAACGCTTTTTAATGCTGAGCCAGCCTAACATTCAGATAATAGATCTCTCCCATAATCAAATTAGAGGAACATTTGAGAGTTCAACATCGAATGTTACATCATTGCCTGGAGTTGAAGTTCATTTCGGTTCGAACCAATTCGAAGGTCCAATACCGTCAATTTTATTAACTGCGTCATATTTGGATCTCTCCGATAATAAGTTTTCAGATATGACAGCCTCGTGTGTTACTTCAGAGCTTCATAGTTTAAAGTTTCTTAATCTCTCAGGCAAGCATGTTTCAGGAGAAATTCCAAATTGTTGGAGGTATTTGGTCTCCCTAGAACTACTCGATTTGAGTAGCAATGCTTTTTCCGGGAAAATCCCGCCCACTATAGGCACTTTATTATTTCGAATGGAAACATTGAAATTAAGAAGGAACAAGCTTGTGGGAGAATTGCCTTCATCCCTGAAGAATTGTAACAGCTTAAAAGTGTTGGATCTCGGATACAATAACCTTTCAGGATCAGTCCCTGAATGGTTGGGAGTTAGTTTTCCAAATTTGGTTATACTAATGCTTCAATCTAATCAGTTTAGAGGGAGCTTGCCTTCACAGTTATGTCATTTAACGCACATTCAGATTTTGGATTTCTCTGTGAATAAAATCTCTGGAACCATACCTAAATGCCTCAATAATTTGACTTCTTTAAGTCAAGGAGGAAATTCAAGTCTAACCATCAGACATTCTTTTTATCCATCTATCTCGGAACCACCTATCTCGGAACCACCTATGAATGCGGAACCAACTATGTATGCGGAACAGGCAGCAGCACCCCCAATGCCATCCGATTACTACGAGGATGATGCAACCTTCATGTGGAAAGGAAGAATGTCTGCATACAAAAGTATTTTGGGACTTGTCAAGAGAATTGATCTCTCAAGCAACAAAATAACAGGGGAGATTCCAAATGAAATCACTCATCTTGTTGGGTTGGTTTCTTTGAACCTTTCAAGAAACCTTCTGACAGGACATATTCCTTCACAGATTGGAAAGTTGCAGTCATTAGATTCTCTTGATTTGTCAAGAAACCAGCTAGATGGAGAAATTCCGACAAGCCTTGCTCGGATTGATAGACTTGGTTACTTGGACTTGTCAATTAACAAGTTATCTGGTCAAATTCCTACTGGTACTCAACTCCAAGGCTTTGACCCCTCCTTCTATGCTGGAAATCCTCAGTTGTGTGGACTTCCACTCGACAAGATTTGTGATCCGGAAGGAAACGGTCGGCCAAATTTCTCGAGCAATGAAGAAAATCCAGATGAGCTCATCACGCAGGGTTTTTACATAAGTCTAGGAGTTGGATTTGCTGTTGGATTTTGGGGAGTCTCTGGGAGTTTGATATTCAAGAGGTGA
- the LOC112168233 gene encoding receptor-like protein EIX2 — protein sequence MSSLYYEDDATFMWKGTLSSYKSTLGLVKRIDLSSNRLTGEIPSEITHLVGLVSLNLSRNNLTGQIPLEIGKLKSLDSLDLSRNKIGGGIPTSLVWVYGLGVMDLSYNNLSGEIPTGTQLQSFDPSFYAGNPQLCGLPLEVCNPEGTGRPNVSSDQEDPDELITQGFYISLGLGFAVGFWGVCGSLIFKRSWRYAYYNFLNALNDWLYVRVALIKRQLWDMLNRQS from the coding sequence ATGAGTTCTCTTTATTATGAGGATGATGCAACCTTCATGTGGAAAGGAACATTGTCTTCATACAAAAGTACTTTGGGACTGGTCAAGAGAATTGATCTCTCCAGCAACAGATTAACTGGGGAGATTCCAAGTGAAATCACTCATCTTGTTGGGCTAGTTTCTCTGAACCTTTCGAGGAACAATTTAACTGGACAAATACCTTTAGAGATCGGAAAGTTGAAGTCACTTGATTCTCTTGATTTGTCTAGAAACAAGATAGGTGGTGGGATTCCGACAAGCCTTGTTTGGGTCTATGGACTTGGTGTCATGGATTTGTCATATAACAACTTGTCTGGTGAAATTCCAACTGGTACTCAACTCCAGAGCTTTGATCCGTCCTTTTATGCTGGAAATCCTCAATTGTGTGGACTTCCACTTGAAGTTTGTAATCCGGAGGGAACTGGTCGGCCAAATGTCTCGAGTGATCAAGAAGATCCAGATGAGCTCATCACGCAAGGCTTTTACATAAGTCTGGGACTTGGATTTGCTGTTGGATTCTGGGGAGTCTGTGGGAGTTTGATATTCAAGCGGTCGTGGAGATATGCATACTACAACTTCTTGAATGCTTTAAATGATTGGCTTTATGTGAGGGTAGCTTTGATCAAACGACAGTTATGGGATATGCTTAATAGACAATCTTAA